GGCACTGCCGGGACGGCAATGAATGCTTCGGGGTCCAGGTAGCGGGTGATGTCCTCGGCGGTGTTGTCGTTGAACGCGTTGTTGACGTAGGCCGTCACGCGCCAGCTGTCGTTGGGCGACAGGCCGAAGCGGAAGTTCGCGGTGGTCGACGCGCCGGTGTTGGCCAGGTTGGCGATGTCCCAACGCTTGCCTTCGTAGCTCACGTCTCCGTTGGCCATCCAGCTCCAGCCGTTGGCCATCTGGCCTTCGTACAGCAGACCGACGGCGGCCTTGTTCTTGGGTACCCGCGGCAACATCTTGCCGGCCGATGAACCTTCCGGGCTGTCGGGCAGGCAGAACGCCTGCTCACAGATCAGGTCGGCCTGGCCCTGGCTGAAGAACTTGCGGATTTCCGCGTCGGTGTAGGCGTAGGACATCGTGGCCAGCCAGCCGGGTGCGAACGCCCACTGCGACTCGAGCTCGAGGCCACGGATGCGCGACTCACCGATGTTGGAGGTATACGACGTGTTGAAGTACTGGCCGTTGACGAGGCGGGCGGGGCCACCCTCGGTCAGCTGCTGGTTGGTCCAGTCGATCCAGAACACACTGGTGTTGAGCAGCAGGCGTCCCTCATCCCAACTGCTCTTGATGCCCAGCTCGTAGTTCCACGCCGTCTCCTCGTCGAAGGTGTCAAAGCCGCGTGCGATGAGCTCGTCACGCGACTCATCGGTGAAGTCTGCGCGCTGGATATCCAGGTTGAATCCACCCGGCTTGGTGCCCTTGGATGCCAGGCCGAAGACGTGGATGTTGTCGCGCCACTGGTAGCCCAACGTCACGCGCGGGGTGAAGCTGGTCAGTGAGTTGCTCAGCGAGTAGGGACGGCTGACGATCGTCGGGACGCCAGCGATCACGATGCTGCGAGTGTCCACCGCAGCCTTGGTCAGCTCGTCCTTGGCATAGCGTCCTTCCAGCGACGCGGTCCACTGGTCGTTGATCTCCCAGTTGACGAAGCCGTAGAGCGCCTTGTTGACGGTGCTGCCCTGCGGGTTGGTCGGGTTGGCAACCGGCGGTGGCGATGTCACGCCAGGCACGAGCCCGAAGCCGGCCAGGTCGCCGGAGTATCCCGGCCCGCCGCTGAGGTGGTAGTAGTACGCGCCGAACGTGGCGTAGACCGGCTTTTCAAGGTCGGTGGTGACTCGCAGGTCCTGCGAGTAGTCGGTGGTCTGGCTTTTGCCGAAGGTTTCGAACGCGCCACCGAAGCCACGGATGCCGCTGTAGTCCTGGTCGGTGGCGACCTTGGACTCGGTCTCGTTGTACGCCGAGGTGGAGGTCAGCAGCCAGTTGTTGGGGAAGTAGTAGTTCGCGACCAGGCTGGTGCGCAGCTTGCGGTTCTTGTTGCCCGCCGGATAACCCGCGGCCGCCAGGCTGGGCGTGTTGATCGGGAAGTTCTCGGGAGTCTTGAGCGTTCCGCAGAAATACCCGCGGCGGCGGGTGCTGGAAATCGGGAACCCCGCACCGGGCAGCGTCGCCCCGGTGTACTCGGGCAGGTAGCAGTTCGCCGCATCTGCGCCCAGGCGCGAGATCGGATAGAACTCGTCGTCGGTTTTCTGGAACATCACCCGGCCGAGCAGCTCCAGGTTGTTGGTCGCGCTCCACACCAGCGAGCCCATCATGCCGGTGGTCTCGTTGCCGCCCAGGTCCTTGGTGCCGGAAATCGGATTGTAGAAGATGCTGTCGTTGCCACGGTGGACGAAGCTGAGGTCATAGCCCACCGCGCCGTCGGCGGCGGTGTTGGAATAGGAGCCGACGTACTTGTACTGGCCGTGGTTGCCGCCGCCGACGGTGAGCTTGCCGCCCTGGTTGGTACCCGGACGCTTGGTGATGAAGTTCACCGCGCCGGAGAACGTGCGGCGACCGAAGGCAGCCGACTGGGGACCACGGATCACTTCCACGCGGTCCAGGCTTTCCAGCCCGTAGCCGGAGATGTCGCCGTCGACAAAAATGCCGTCGATGAAGAACGAGGCGTTCGGCTCGCCCTGGATGTTGGACATGCCGCGGATCACGGGGCGGTCGAAGCTGCGTCCGAATGCCGAACGGAACGAAAAGCCGGGGGTGAACGCGGCAATGTCGCGCACGTCCTCAAAGCCCTTCTCCTCAATCGTCTCGGCGGATACTGCCGTGATCGGAATCGGAATGGACTGCAGCGATTCGGAAACACCGCGTGCGGTCACGGTGACAGTATCAAGCTGGGTGGCGCTGGAATCGTATTCCGATGGTGCGGCGGCCGGCGGTGCCTGGTCGGCGGGCTGTGGCGGTGCCTGCTGGGCAACGGCCCGCGGCGCGGCAACGAACAAGGTGGCCGCAATGCAGGCGCTCAGCAATTTAGGGCGGAGGGTAATCATTAAAAAAACTCCGAATGGATCTGGTTTTGGTTGTGGATTCAGGCTGCCAGAACGGCAGCCGCTGCGCGTTCGCCGGACACGACCGCGGCTTCCATGCCGGGTTTGTCGAACGCGTTGTGTTCGCCGCCAAAGTGGATGCGTCCGAAACGCTTTCCACTCCATTGCACGGTGTCGGCCACCCGGCCGGGAGCGATTTCAGAGAAGGCACCGTCGGCAAAACGGTCAGAGCCCCAGCTACGCGTGGCCAGCGGTTCCAGAGCACCGGCGCTGGACGGCCGCAGCCGAGCCAGTTCGCCCATCGCCCACTGCATACGCGCATCTGGGGCCATGCGGTCGACGCGATTGGCAGCATCGCCGTTGAGCCAGACTATCAGGCGCTGAATGGTGCCTTCGGTATCGGGAACGGCCATGACTCGCTGAAGCGGTCCGTCGTTCCACATGTTCATGGGCAATCCATCCAATTCCCAGAATGGCTTGGTTGGATGGAGATGGATGGTCGTGATTGAATTGCTGCGTCGGTTGGCCCACACCTCAGTCTGTACCTGGGGAGGCGCGGGGGTGAACCGGATACGACTGAGTGGGCCACTCGGGACGGTGATGACCACATGATCGGCACGGAACCGCTGTCCATTGCTGCAACCCACCTCGATTCCACGGGCATTTTGTTCCACCGCGATGACCTCCATACCGAGGAGCGGCGTGGATTGGAGGGCTTCAGCCATTGCTTCGGGTAGCGCTTGGCTTCCCCGGGTGACCCACCCGGCGCCGGGCGTACTGGCGGCGCGATTTTCTGACGGCCGGGAACCCTGTTGGCGAGCCAAATGCTCAGCCTGACGTCGCAGAGCGTCCAAAGCACTGATCGTCCTAAGTGAGGTGTAGCTGTCCGCCACGTCCATCCAGTCCAACGCCTGCGAAGACCAGCCCCTCGACGAGAGGAAGTCGCGTAAGGGGATGTCCATTTCCAGATTCGCAGGGTCGTCCCAGCCAGCGATCGTCTTCAATGCGACCTCATTCATGGCCGTCCTCAGTAGATTGGGAGGCGCAATGGTGTGTTCGCGACCCTGTAGAGGGTTGAGTGGGCTTGAGATCCAGTTCGCGCTGGAGACAATCTGACCGGCATGTATCAACGCAGTGGGTAACGGCCTGCCGTCTGGCCCCATCAGGTTAATGGCGGGTGGAGCGATCTCAATGCCAACCCGATCCGCATGCGCATGCACACGCTCGTACGCGTCGCCAACCTGAACGCCCCCGACCTCAAAACGCAAGCCGTTGCGCTCAATTGTGTTCAGCCTGCCTCCAATACGGTTGTTACCCTCCAATACCGTTACTCGCGCTCCGGAATCCTCCAATTTCTGCGCGGCGGCCAGCCCTGCAAGACCAGCACCGATCACGATGATATCGCTGCCGCGCTCACCGCCCAAGCGAGAGTTGGGTAGCCCTGCGCACCCCAACAGGCCCAGCGCCGTGGCTCCCGCGCTTGCCTTCAGAAAACGTCGTCTATCCATAATGTCCATCCCGAAGCTCGATTCAAGATTTCGCGTCACTTCAGAAGCGGTAACGGACTTCCACGCCCCACATCCGAGGCTGGCGAGCCGTGACCGTGAAGTCGCGGTAGTTGGTGCGCTGATAGCCATCATCCGGCGGCAGCGCCGGGATATACAACGCCGCGATTGGATCCACTGTCCTCTGGGTGCCTTCTGCAGCGGTCTCGTTGAACGCATTGTTCACATAGGCACTGATTCGCCAGTTCTCACTCGGGTCGACACTAGCCCGGAATTGTGCAGTTGTAGACGCCGGGAGCCTGAGCAGGTTGTGGATCTGTACGTAACGCGGTCCCTGGTAAGAAACGTCGCCGTTGACGTTCCACCCCCAGCCGTTGGCTAACTGACCTTCATACATCAGACCCACTGCAAAGGTGTTTCGGGAAACAAGCGGCAACTGGTTGCCCTTCGCATTGGCAATGGGATTATCAAGGGTGGCGTATGGACCGTCGCTCAGAAGATCGGCGTGATCTTGGTCGGCAAAGTTGAGTATTTCAGCATCAATGAAAGAGTAAGCCAAAGTTCCTAGCCACCCCTCGGCAAATGCCCACTGTGATTCCAGTTCGAAGCCGCGGTTGCGAGACTTGCCGACGTTCATGATGTAGGACTCGTTGACAATGTCGCCGTTAATCAATGGTGTCGCACGTGTCTCGGTCAGCTGCTGGTCTATCCAATCGATGAAATAGACGCTTGCGTTGACGCGGAGTCTGTTGTCCAGCCAATCACTCTTCAATCCCAATTCATAGTTCCAAGCGGACTCCTCGTCATAGGTAAACCGTCCTTCTCCCTCGATCTTGGCACGCTCTTCGTCTGAAATACCCGCACGCTGGGAAACGATGTTGAACCCACCCGGCTTGTTACCGCGTGCTGCCATGCCATAGACCCGGACGTTGTCGCGCCACTGATACCCCAAGGTAACCCGGGGAGTGAAGTTGGTGAAGGAGTCCGATAGCGCGTATTCGTTGGTGAGGATCTGAGGCACTCCATCGAAGTTGAGTCGCTTACTATCCACACCTGCCACGCTGATTTCATCGGTCGCGTAGCGTCCTTCGAATGACGCGGTCCAGCGATCATTGATAT
The genomic region above belongs to Lysobacter avium and contains:
- a CDS encoding FAD-dependent oxidoreductase, which encodes MDIMDRRRFLKASAGATALGLLGCAGLPNSRLGGERGSDIIVIGAGLAGLAAAQKLEDSGARVTVLEGNNRIGGRLNTIERNGLRFEVGGVQVGDAYERVHAHADRVGIEIAPPAINLMGPDGRPLPTALIHAGQIVSSANWISSPLNPLQGREHTIAPPNLLRTAMNEVALKTIAGWDDPANLEMDIPLRDFLSSRGWSSQALDWMDVADSYTSLRTISALDALRRQAEHLARQQGSRPSENRAASTPGAGWVTRGSQALPEAMAEALQSTPLLGMEVIAVEQNARGIEVGCSNGQRFRADHVVITVPSGPLSRIRFTPAPPQVQTEVWANRRSNSITTIHLHPTKPFWELDGLPMNMWNDGPLQRVMAVPDTEGTIQRLIVWLNGDAANRVDRMAPDARMQWAMGELARLRPSSAGALEPLATRSWGSDRFADGAFSEIAPGRVADTVQWSGKRFGRIHFGGEHNAFDKPGMEAAVVSGERAAAAVLAA
- a CDS encoding TonB-dependent receptor is translated as MITLRPKLLSACIAATLFVAAPRAVAQQAPPQPADQAPPAAAPSEYDSSATQLDTVTVTARGVSESLQSIPIPITAVSAETIEEKGFEDVRDIAAFTPGFSFRSAFGRSFDRPVIRGMSNIQGEPNASFFIDGIFVDGDISGYGLESLDRVEVIRGPQSAAFGRRTFSGAVNFITKRPGTNQGGKLTVGGGNHGQYKYVGSYSNTAADGAVGYDLSFVHRGNDSIFYNPISGTKDLGGNETTGMMGSLVWSATNNLELLGRVMFQKTDDEFYPISRLGADAANCYLPEYTGATLPGAGFPISSTRRRGYFCGTLKTPENFPINTPSLAAAGYPAGNKNRKLRTSLVANYYFPNNWLLTSTSAYNETESKVATDQDYSGIRGFGGAFETFGKSQTTDYSQDLRVTTDLEKPVYATFGAYYYHLSGGPGYSGDLAGFGLVPGVTSPPPVANPTNPQGSTVNKALYGFVNWEINDQWTASLEGRYAKDELTKAAVDTRSIVIAGVPTIVSRPYSLSNSLTSFTPRVTLGYQWRDNIHVFGLASKGTKPGGFNLDIQRADFTDESRDELIARGFDTFDEETAWNYELGIKSSWDEGRLLLNTSVFWIDWTNQQLTEGGPARLVNGQYFNTSYTSNIGESRIRGLELESQWAFAPGWLATMSYAYTDAEIRKFFSQGQADLICEQAFCLPDSPEGSSAGKMLPRVPKNKAAVGLLYEGQMANGWSWMANGDVSYEGKRWDIANLANTGASTTANFRFGLSPNDSWRVTAYVNNAFNDNTAEDITRYLDPEAFIAVPAVPPATGLQVTNRTDFAVSAPRPRMYGVEISYKF